From the genome of Malus domestica chromosome 04, GDT2T_hap1, one region includes:
- the LOC103433233 gene encoding ubiquitin-like protein 5 — MIEVVLNDRLGKKVKVKCNEDDTIGDLKKLVAAQTGTRSDKIRIQKWYNVYKDHITLKDYEIHDGMGLELYYN; from the coding sequence ATGATCGAGGTGGTTCTAAACGACCGTCTGGGGAAGAAGGTGAAGGTGAAGTGCAACGAGGATGACACCATCGGCGACCTGAAGAAGCTGGTGGCGGCTCAGACGGGCACCCGCTCCGACAAGATTCGGATTCAGAAGTGGTACAACGTCTACAAGGACCACATCACTCTCAAGGACTACGAGATTCATGACGGCATGGGCCTCGAGCTCTACTACAACTGA